In Methanosarcina barkeri MS, a single window of DNA contains:
- a CDS encoding aldehyde ferredoxin oxidoreductase family protein has protein sequence MTTEQYAIEGLKNILYIDLNSHSYHVKERRDLYEKYLGGVGVATNLMLEESREGTGPLDPEMPIILSTGPLSGVYPTCTKTVALFRSPLNGELGESYAGGHLAMSMRYSGYETIVINGASRYPVYVAIHDDKVTFRDASSIWHLSSAIDVGKILREIEPGAGRRSIIRIGPAGERGITYADVNVDTYRHFGRLGLGTVFGAKKLKAMLISGNRELKSPEHNAYRKTVSMLYDTIVKTGLTEKYHNLGTSENILVLNELKGLPTRNLQAASFEGAETISGELFAEKYLLRRVSCAGCPIGCIHVAMLKRAFSKAHEYEALNISYDFELIYALGSNLGVADPEAVLELIDACEKAGVDIISMGVVLAWATEMQQRGKISANDSLGLKLSWGDKAAYLRAIDLVVQAPNEFYSDLGKGVEYASKKYGGEDFAIRLGGLEIPGYHTGLGNVLGLTVGARHSHLDSAGYSADQKAFNQPISDEQIVDYIIDEEDRRNVLNCMVSCLFARNVYTYENVIQALKALGIERTDEELKSLGKDIFRKKYALKKNFGFRFEDLRIPKRFFETPSTTGILEEERVKRSIELYRKKRGL, from the coding sequence ATGACAACCGAGCAATACGCTATTGAAGGGCTTAAGAATATACTCTATATTGACCTGAATAGCCATAGCTATCATGTTAAGGAAAGGCGCGACCTCTATGAGAAATATCTGGGTGGTGTGGGAGTTGCCACAAACCTCATGCTCGAAGAGTCTAGAGAAGGCACAGGGCCTCTTGATCCGGAGATGCCAATAATCCTCAGCACAGGGCCACTCTCGGGAGTATATCCTACCTGCACCAAGACAGTTGCACTGTTCCGTTCCCCTCTCAACGGAGAATTGGGAGAATCCTATGCAGGTGGCCATCTTGCTATGTCCATGCGCTATTCAGGGTACGAAACAATTGTTATCAACGGGGCTTCCCGATACCCTGTGTATGTAGCAATCCACGACGACAAAGTTACCTTCAGGGACGCATCTTCCATATGGCATCTCTCTTCAGCAATTGATGTGGGAAAAATCCTGCGCGAAATAGAACCCGGTGCAGGCAGGCGCAGTATTATCAGAATTGGGCCTGCAGGAGAACGGGGGATCACATATGCCGATGTCAATGTTGATACCTACCGCCATTTCGGACGCCTTGGGCTTGGAACGGTCTTCGGGGCAAAGAAACTTAAAGCTATGCTTATTTCCGGAAACAGGGAGTTGAAAAGCCCTGAGCACAATGCCTACCGAAAGACTGTCAGTATGCTCTATGACACAATTGTGAAAACCGGGCTTACTGAGAAGTACCATAACCTGGGCACAAGCGAAAACATTCTGGTTTTAAACGAACTTAAAGGCCTGCCTACTCGAAACCTGCAGGCAGCTTCTTTCGAAGGAGCTGAAACGATTTCAGGAGAGCTTTTTGCCGAAAAATATCTTCTCAGGCGGGTCTCCTGTGCAGGCTGCCCAATCGGGTGTATTCATGTAGCCATGCTAAAACGAGCCTTCTCAAAAGCCCATGAATATGAAGCATTGAATATTTCTTATGATTTTGAATTGATCTATGCTCTGGGATCGAACCTTGGCGTAGCTGATCCTGAAGCTGTACTAGAGCTTATTGATGCCTGTGAAAAAGCAGGGGTTGATATAATCAGCATGGGCGTTGTACTTGCCTGGGCAACAGAGATGCAGCAGCGCGGGAAGATTTCCGCTAACGATTCTCTGGGGCTTAAACTTTCCTGGGGAGATAAAGCTGCATATCTGAGGGCAATAGACCTTGTAGTTCAGGCTCCAAACGAATTTTACTCAGACCTTGGAAAAGGGGTGGAATATGCCTCAAAAAAATACGGAGGAGAGGACTTCGCAATTCGACTTGGAGGACTGGAAATTCCGGGATATCACACAGGACTTGGAAACGTGCTTGGACTCACTGTGGGCGCCAGGCATTCCCATCTTGACAGCGCAGGTTATTCTGCAGATCAGAAAGCATTTAATCAGCCAATTTCAGATGAGCAGATTGTTGATTATATAATTGATGAAGAAGACCGGCGCAATGTCCTGAACTGCATGGTTTCCTGCCTTTTTGCCAGAAACGTCTACACATACGAAAACGTAATTCAGGCCCTTAAGGCTCTGGGAATCGAAAGAACCGACGAGGAATTAAAATCACTGGGAAAGGACATTTTCAGGAAAAAGTATGCATTAAAAAAGAACTTTGGCTTCAGGTTCGAAGACCTTAGAATCCCAAAAAGATTTTTTGAAACTCCCTCTACCACAGGGATACTCGAAGAAGAAAGAGTTAAAAGATCGATTGAACTTTATAGAAAGAAAAGGGGATTATGA
- a CDS encoding glutaredoxin family protein, with translation MAKVTLIHASWCTACPAARRFWRDLKSEYDFEYEEIDVETPEGQALIDKYGIVGVPTTIIDGEVAFTGLPKKAEAISRIS, from the coding sequence ATGGCTAAAGTTACGCTTATTCACGCCAGCTGGTGTACTGCCTGTCCGGCAGCTAGAAGATTCTGGAGAGACCTGAAATCCGAGTATGACTTTGAATACGAGGAAATAGACGTGGAAACTCCAGAGGGTCAGGCATTGATAGATAAGTATGGCATAGTTGGAGTACCTACGACTATTATTGATGGAGAGGTAGCTTTTACAGGCCTCCCGAAAAAAGCTGAAGCTATATCTCGTATTAGCTGA
- a CDS encoding carbohydrate kinase family protein, producing MDRVISIVGHTALDYIVDVERIAGKNESSPVIDYEEYPGGGAANIAVAIAKLGGKSQLISPVGSDFISSGYEKLLTEANVDLSRLYRIKDQKISKAFIFTDREDNQTTYFYWGASSKFKELEPEPVDFVHLATADSVYNAKLAQIAGFVSFDPGQDLVTYSKENLELILAHTDILFANRHEIRRVSEMTGKSFSELKAMIDIIVVTYDSKGSRIYTDNDEFLIPVISVQAVDPTGAGDAYRAGFLLALTRGYPLSTCGKIGSTVASFAVQAQGCQTDLPTWEEMKARYEANFGRLEKEC from the coding sequence ATGGACAGAGTAATTTCAATCGTAGGGCACACTGCCCTTGATTACATTGTAGATGTTGAAAGAATCGCAGGAAAAAACGAGTCATCTCCTGTCATTGACTATGAAGAATATCCTGGCGGAGGAGCTGCCAATATTGCGGTTGCCATTGCAAAGCTGGGAGGAAAGAGCCAGCTGATTTCCCCTGTAGGTTCGGATTTTATAAGTTCGGGATATGAAAAACTCCTTACGGAAGCGAATGTTGACCTCTCCCGTCTTTATAGAATTAAGGACCAGAAAATTTCTAAAGCCTTTATTTTCACTGACAGGGAAGACAACCAGACAACCTATTTTTACTGGGGAGCTTCTTCAAAATTCAAGGAATTGGAACCCGAACCTGTAGATTTCGTTCATCTTGCAACCGCTGACTCGGTGTATAACGCGAAACTCGCACAAATTGCCGGCTTCGTCTCCTTTGACCCGGGCCAGGATCTTGTTACGTATTCGAAAGAAAATCTTGAACTCATACTCGCTCATACTGACATCCTTTTTGCGAACCGACACGAGATAAGGCGAGTTTCAGAGATGACCGGAAAAAGTTTCTCTGAACTCAAAGCGATGATCGACATTATTGTGGTCACATACGATTCCAAGGGCAGCAGGATCTATACAGATAATGATGAATTTTTAATTCCTGTAATTTCTGTCCAGGCTGTAGATCCCACCGGAGCAGGAGATGCTTACAGGGCAGGTTTCCTTCTTGCCCTCACAAGAGGATACCCGCTTTCCACCTGCGGGAAAATTGGGTCTACAGTAGCTTCTTTTGCTGTACAGGCACAAGGTTGCCAGACAGACCTTCCAACCTGGGAGGAAATGAAAGCCCGTTATGAAGCTAATTTTGGCAGGCTTGAGAAAGAGTGCTGA
- a CDS encoding MarR family transcriptional regulator: MDPMEKIFGKTAQMTVLKNLIEHQNESTYLSGIAEETGLSHSSVSRVITPLIASGIVIEKPLGKQIRTFQLNMDNEATRLIIDFYNNINQMLG; the protein is encoded by the coding sequence ATGGATCCAATGGAAAAAATTTTTGGTAAAACCGCACAGATGACAGTACTCAAGAATCTGATTGAACACCAGAACGAATCAACCTACCTTTCTGGGATAGCTGAAGAAACTGGCCTGTCTCACTCCAGCGTATCAAGGGTCATTACTCCCCTGATCGCATCGGGCATAGTCATAGAAAAGCCTCTGGGAAAGCAAATCAGGACTTTCCAGCTGAACATGGACAATGAGGCAACAAGGCTGATTATAGATTTCTACAATAATATCAACCAGATGCTTGGATAA
- a CDS encoding DUF1330 domain-containing protein has translation MNHELYTKYVEKVPNIIKKYGGRYLVRGGEVIPMFGNWNPERIIIIEFETEEQLRNCFNSVGYLKIAPFRENSTITKSV, from the coding sequence ATGAATCATGAACTGTATACTAAATATGTCGAAAAAGTTCCAAATATTATAAAAAAGTACGGAGGCAGGTATCTGGTCAGGGGAGGTGAGGTTATTCCAATGTTTGGAAATTGGAATCCCGAGAGAATAATCATTATTGAGTTTGAAACCGAAGAACAGTTAAGAAATTGCTTTAATTCGGTGGGATACTTGAAGATTGCACCCTTCAGAGAGAACTCTACGATTACAAAATCAGTATAG
- a CDS encoding response regulator has translation MNYKNLDHEILKLIEAQPEISEGEIASRLSVSEELVKTRIANLKDTRQKILIMGNGSSALSIKATLDAENYNVVKVPGGFSSLEAIKAEKPDLVLLDTGLADLEGFKICKQLKTSSRYWWIPVMVLSDKGEVKNRIKAFESGVDDYVTTPFNPMELRARVGMILKRTHF, from the coding sequence ATGAATTATAAAAATCTTGATCATGAGATATTGAAATTAATTGAAGCGCAACCTGAAATAAGTGAAGGAGAGATTGCCTCCCGTCTTTCAGTTTCAGAAGAACTGGTAAAGACCCGAATCGCAAATCTTAAGGACACACGGCAGAAAATCCTGATTATGGGTAATGGGAGCAGTGCCCTAAGTATTAAGGCGACACTTGACGCTGAAAATTATAATGTTGTCAAAGTCCCTGGCGGTTTTTCTTCACTTGAAGCGATAAAAGCTGAAAAACCCGATCTTGTCTTGCTGGATACAGGGCTTGCAGACCTTGAAGGTTTCAAAATCTGCAAGCAGCTTAAAACAAGTTCAAGGTACTGGTGGATACCGGTTATGGTTCTCAGTGATAAAGGAGAAGTAAAAAACAGGATTAAGGCTTTTGAATCGGGAGTTGATGACTATGTTACTACACCTTTTAACCCTATGGAACTGCGGGCGAGGGTGGGAATGATCTTGAAACGTACTCATTTCTAA
- the galU gene encoding UTP--glucose-1-phosphate uridylyltransferase GalU has product MTVKKALIPAAGLGTRFLPATKSMPKEMLPIIDTPVIHYVVEEAIASGIEDIIIITGRGKRAIEDYFDDSPELEMHLAKRHNTELLKLVRDVSSLVDIHYIRQKEPNGLGDAVLRAENHIGNEPFAVLLGDDIIVNDKPCTAQLIDNFEKYGRSTLAVEEVPYEKLSSYGIIKGKPLCDSLYMLEDIVEKPSPENAPSNLGAIGRYVFTPEIFDCIKEAGTGVGNEIQLTDGIRVLNKSQIIYACRFKGKRFDTGDRLGYVKSIVDFALQNENLREDVFEYLRDILEAEDSKEQRKTDIMEEPSVDEITT; this is encoded by the coding sequence TTGACCGTCAAAAAAGCACTTATCCCTGCAGCAGGCCTTGGAACCCGTTTCCTGCCTGCCACTAAGTCCATGCCCAAAGAAATGCTCCCTATAATTGACACGCCTGTAATCCACTACGTTGTAGAGGAAGCCATTGCCTCGGGAATCGAAGATATAATCATTATCACAGGCAGGGGCAAACGAGCAATTGAAGACTATTTCGATGATTCTCCTGAACTCGAAATGCACCTTGCGAAAAGGCATAATACTGAACTTCTTAAGCTTGTCCGGGATGTTTCCTCCCTTGTTGATATTCACTACATCCGCCAGAAAGAACCTAACGGGCTAGGGGATGCGGTTCTCAGGGCAGAAAATCATATTGGAAACGAACCTTTTGCCGTGCTTCTCGGAGATGATATTATTGTGAATGACAAGCCATGCACAGCTCAGCTCATAGATAATTTTGAGAAATATGGGAGGTCCACGCTTGCAGTGGAAGAAGTTCCTTATGAAAAACTGAGCAGCTATGGAATTATAAAAGGAAAGCCACTCTGTGACTCTCTCTATATGCTTGAGGATATCGTCGAAAAACCGTCACCTGAAAATGCTCCTTCCAATCTTGGAGCAATAGGCCGCTATGTTTTCACTCCAGAAATTTTTGACTGTATAAAAGAAGCTGGAACCGGAGTAGGAAATGAAATTCAGCTGACTGATGGGATCCGGGTTCTTAACAAGTCTCAGATTATCTATGCCTGCAGGTTCAAAGGAAAAAGGTTCGATACTGGCGACAGGTTAGGGTATGTAAAATCAATAGTGGACTTTGCTCTTCAAAACGAAAATCTCAGGGAAGACGTATTCGAATACCTGAGGGATATCCTTGAAGCTGAAGATAGTAAGGAACAGAGAAAAACCGATATTATGGAAGAGCCGTCGGTTGACGAAATCACAACTTGA
- a CDS encoding DUF555 domain-containing protein translates to MKNFHVVLEAAWLVRDVKTADDAIGVAISEAGKRLNPKLDFVEVDVGTTSCPVCGEPFSSVFIAANTALVGLIFEMKVFDAESAEHAERIAKSVIGKSLRDIPLTVVEVTEFERSVEKSEQQHKSKTSK, encoded by the coding sequence ATGAAAAACTTCCATGTGGTACTTGAAGCAGCTTGGTTGGTTAGAGATGTGAAGACGGCTGATGATGCTATAGGAGTCGCAATTTCAGAAGCTGGAAAACGCCTGAATCCTAAACTGGATTTTGTAGAGGTTGACGTAGGAACTACATCCTGTCCGGTATGTGGTGAGCCCTTTAGCAGTGTTTTCATAGCAGCAAACACCGCTCTTGTAGGTCTTATTTTTGAGATGAAGGTTTTTGATGCTGAGTCTGCCGAACATGCGGAAAGGATTGCAAAATCCGTGATTGGAAAGTCTCTCCGCGATATTCCTCTAACAGTCGTTGAAGTCACCGAATTCGAAAGGTCAGTTGAGAAGAGCGAACAGCAGCATAAGAGCAAAACAAGCAAATAA
- a CDS encoding class I SAM-dependent methyltransferase codes for METKEVIRNYWDYRSETYSTEIVEQSEEEWATWKNMLSSTVDRREHLEILDVGTGPGQLALMFAEMDHHVTAVDLSTRMLDKARKNALKKSLDINFIHGDAEDLQFPDMQFDVVSSKFLLWTLPDPQKALSEWKRVLKKDGMIIAIDGDWFNSGIFLKSIRAISDGIRSIKERNFHNLFNQHYNPIKNDLPLYSLKPDQVFRFFNDAGFENINIERTDYLCRSRKKVNLPDKLDYASPIYFIKAVKK; via the coding sequence ATGGAAACTAAAGAAGTGATACGAAACTACTGGGATTATCGCAGTGAGACCTATAGTACTGAAATTGTGGAACAATCCGAGGAGGAATGGGCTACCTGGAAAAACATGCTTTCATCAACAGTGGATAGAAGAGAACATCTTGAAATACTCGATGTCGGTACAGGGCCAGGTCAACTTGCCCTGATGTTTGCAGAGATGGACCATCATGTGACTGCTGTTGACCTGTCAACCAGGATGCTTGACAAAGCCAGAAAAAACGCCTTGAAGAAATCTCTTGACATAAATTTCATCCATGGGGATGCCGAGGATCTGCAGTTTCCAGACATGCAATTTGATGTGGTATCCAGCAAGTTTCTCCTGTGGACACTCCCAGATCCACAAAAAGCTCTGTCTGAATGGAAACGAGTGTTAAAAAAAGACGGTATGATCATTGCCATCGATGGTGACTGGTTTAATTCGGGTATATTCCTGAAGTCGATCCGTGCCATATCAGATGGGATACGTTCTATAAAGGAAAGAAACTTTCATAACCTCTTTAATCAACACTATAACCCGATAAAAAACGATCTTCCTCTTTATAGTTTAAAACCTGACCAGGTGTTCAGGTTCTTTAATGATGCAGGTTTTGAGAATATTAATATTGAGCGTACGGATTACCTATGCCGTTCCAGGAAAAAAGTGAACTTACCGGATAAGCTCGACTATGCTTCTCCCATCTACTTCATAAAAGCTGTGAAAAAATGA
- a CDS encoding DUF357 domain-containing protein encodes MPADLDEKVKRYEDMLKRALQKAKYAPIPESHMYAVAKDYYTMAEAYYKDGVYFLENRDPVNALASFSYGHAWLDAGAKLGVFAVDDETLFTI; translated from the coding sequence ATGCCTGCTGATCTTGATGAAAAAGTCAAAAGATACGAAGATATGTTAAAAAGAGCCCTCCAGAAAGCCAAATATGCCCCAATTCCGGAATCCCATATGTACGCCGTTGCAAAGGATTATTATACAATGGCAGAGGCTTATTATAAAGATGGGGTGTATTTTCTGGAGAATAGAGATCCTGTAAATGCCCTTGCCTCCTTCAGCTATGGTCATGCCTGGCTCGATGCAGGGGCAAAACTAGGGGTTTTTGCAGTCGATGATGAAACTCTTTTTACTATATAA
- a CDS encoding diphthine--ammonia ligase has protein sequence MKLAALVSGGKDSIFAIYKALQEGHEVTHLINIVPARDDSYMYHSVNLHMVELISAACEIPLVQQESSGIKELELDDLTLALKKVDVDGVSVGAIESQYQAGRVKKICDSLGLKVYTPLWHRDPEELLNEMSKVLDIRIVRVAADGLDESWLGRPINVNSIEHLKALNKRYMVHMAGEGGEYETVVLDAPFFKKRIEIVKSEVEWQGDTGSLKILEAKLVDKN, from the coding sequence ATGAAACTCGCAGCACTGGTTTCCGGTGGCAAGGACTCGATTTTTGCCATATATAAAGCCCTCCAGGAAGGGCATGAAGTCACCCACCTGATTAATATTGTTCCCGCAAGGGACGATTCTTACATGTATCATTCCGTCAACCTCCACATGGTAGAACTAATCTCTGCCGCCTGTGAAATCCCCCTGGTTCAGCAAGAGTCAAGCGGAATAAAGGAACTTGAACTGGATGACCTGACCCTTGCTCTCAAGAAAGTAGATGTAGACGGTGTATCCGTAGGTGCGATTGAGTCCCAGTACCAGGCAGGTAGGGTGAAGAAGATCTGCGATTCCCTGGGGCTTAAGGTCTATACTCCTCTCTGGCACAGGGACCCTGAAGAATTGCTCAATGAGATGTCAAAAGTACTTGATATCCGTATTGTAAGGGTCGCAGCTGACGGCCTCGACGAGTCCTGGCTTGGTCGCCCTATTAATGTAAATTCAATCGAACATCTCAAAGCCCTGAACAAGCGGTACATGGTTCACATGGCCGGAGAAGGTGGAGAATATGAAACTGTTGTGCTTGATGCTCCCTTTTTTAAAAAGCGGATTGAGATTGTAAAAAGTGAAGTTGAATGGCAGGGTGACACTGGCTCCTTAAAGATCCTGGAAGCAAAACTTGTTGATAAAAATTGA
- a CDS encoding 4Fe-4S dicluster domain-containing protein, with product MAKRLKVANPARCIGCYSCMMACARTWYDTISLKNSRIDIQTRGGIETPYSQIVCHACIDPPCMRACPLGALTKRKGGGVNLNKEICDGCGNCIEACLVGAIHLDAEKKAVICKHCGVCSKFCPHDVLEMIEVEDSGEVKLTDTGPAPDTSPGSPTASHKDLYGGEEPGEEK from the coding sequence ATGGCAAAAAGGTTAAAGGTTGCAAATCCGGCCCGCTGCATAGGCTGCTACTCCTGTATGATGGCCTGCGCAAGAACCTGGTATGATACTATATCTTTGAAAAACAGCCGAATTGATATACAGACCCGCGGAGGGATCGAAACTCCTTATTCTCAAATCGTCTGCCATGCCTGCATAGACCCTCCTTGCATGAGGGCATGCCCGCTGGGCGCGCTTACCAAAAGGAAAGGGGGAGGAGTGAATCTCAATAAAGAGATCTGCGATGGCTGCGGAAACTGTATAGAAGCCTGCCTGGTGGGAGCTATCCATCTGGACGCGGAGAAAAAAGCCGTAATCTGCAAACACTGTGGTGTCTGCTCGAAGTTCTGTCCCCATGATGTGCTGGAAATGATTGAAGTCGAAGATAGCGGAGAAGTAAAGCTTACTGACACGGGCCCTGCTCCGGATACAAGTCCGGGTAGTCCTACTGCATCCCATAAAGACCTTTACGGAGGAGAAGAACCCGGGGAGGAAAAATGA
- the dph5 gene encoding diphthine synthase has product MLTFIGLGLFDEYDISLKGLEAIREADMVYAEFYTSYLMGTNLEKMEKLYGKKVFLLSREDVEQHPEWLSEAKDRNLCFLTGGDTMVSTTHVDLRLRAEKLGIETRLVHGSSIASAVSGLTGLQNYRFGKSASIPHPYESRRGTRIISETPYDTIKQNLELGLHTLVFLDIDKEKGYMTVNTALELLLEVEEKRGEGIMRGAVAVGIARAGSEKPVVKADYAEKLKDFDFGKPLHILVIPGKLHFLEAEALVKLAEAPAGFMNEAE; this is encoded by the coding sequence ATGCTTACATTTATAGGTCTGGGTCTTTTCGACGAATATGACATTTCTTTAAAGGGACTTGAGGCTATCAGGGAAGCTGACATGGTTTACGCGGAGTTCTATACATCCTATCTCATGGGTACGAACCTTGAAAAAATGGAGAAACTCTACGGAAAGAAAGTCTTTTTGCTTTCAAGAGAGGATGTGGAGCAGCACCCTGAGTGGCTCTCCGAAGCAAAGGACAGGAATCTTTGCTTCCTGACTGGCGGGGATACAATGGTCTCCACAACCCATGTAGATTTACGCCTGAGAGCTGAAAAACTGGGAATAGAGACCCGTCTGGTTCATGGGTCTTCAATTGCCTCGGCTGTCTCGGGTCTTACAGGACTGCAGAACTACCGCTTTGGTAAATCCGCAAGTATTCCTCATCCCTATGAGAGCAGAAGAGGCACAAGGATAATCTCAGAAACTCCTTATGATACCATAAAACAAAACTTGGAGCTTGGCCTGCATACTCTGGTGTTTCTGGATATAGATAAGGAAAAAGGCTATATGACCGTAAACACTGCCCTTGAGCTTCTCCTTGAGGTTGAAGAAAAAAGGGGAGAAGGAATTATGCGAGGAGCCGTTGCAGTAGGAATAGCCAGGGCAGGCTCTGAAAAGCCGGTCGTAAAAGCAGACTATGCGGAAAAACTCAAGGACTTTGATTTTGGAAAACCTCTCCACATCCTGGTAATTCCCGGAAAACTGCATTTTCTTGAAGCCGAAGCGCTTGTGAAACTTGCAGAAGCTCCAGCAGGATTTATGAACGAAGCGGAATAA
- the trxB gene encoding thioredoxin-disulfide reductase codes for MYDLIIIGGGPAGLAAGIYAVRSGLNTLILERSEISGQIALSDLVENYPGFPAISGLELMEKYKAHAQAVGVETKITEVLSVRAEGEKKIVSTDSGALESIAVIVATGANPKHLNVPGEKEFISKGVSYCAICDGPFFKNKTVVVVGGGNSAVTDALLLSKIARKVYLIHRRDTLRAVKVLQDRAFATPNIEFIFNAQILEIMGGSGGVKRVEKISLKDLKSGEQRELSTDGVFIYVGIHPNTEIIDVDKDDEGFITTDRFLETSKKGIYAVGDCRDTPIWQLVAAVRDGALAATAANVYIESFKKETT; via the coding sequence ATGTATGATCTTATAATTATAGGAGGAGGGCCTGCGGGGCTCGCAGCCGGTATTTATGCCGTACGCTCCGGACTTAATACTTTGATACTTGAAAGAAGTGAAATAAGTGGGCAGATTGCGCTTTCAGATCTCGTGGAAAATTATCCTGGCTTTCCAGCTATCTCAGGGCTAGAATTAATGGAAAAATATAAGGCTCATGCTCAGGCTGTTGGGGTAGAAACAAAGATAACTGAAGTCCTCTCTGTTCGCGCCGAAGGAGAAAAGAAAATAGTCTCCACGGATAGTGGAGCTCTTGAGTCAATAGCTGTCATAGTTGCTACAGGTGCAAATCCCAAGCATCTGAACGTGCCTGGAGAGAAAGAATTTATCAGTAAAGGGGTTTCTTACTGCGCCATCTGTGACGGGCCTTTTTTTAAAAACAAAACTGTTGTGGTGGTCGGGGGTGGCAACTCAGCAGTTACGGATGCCCTTCTTCTTTCGAAAATTGCCAGGAAAGTATATCTGATTCACAGAAGAGACACGCTGAGAGCTGTTAAAGTCCTTCAAGATAGAGCTTTTGCAACTCCGAATATTGAATTCATTTTTAATGCCCAGATTCTGGAAATCATGGGAGGCAGTGGAGGAGTTAAAAGAGTCGAAAAAATAAGCTTAAAAGATCTTAAAAGCGGAGAACAGCGCGAACTGTCTACAGACGGTGTTTTTATCTACGTGGGCATTCATCCAAACACTGAAATCATTGACGTGGATAAGGATGATGAAGGTTTTATCACGACGGACCGTTTCCTTGAAACCTCGAAGAAAGGGATTTATGCTGTAGGAGACTGTCGTGATACCCCAATCTGGCAACTTGTTGCAGCCGTTAGAGATGGAGCACTGGCAGCTACCGCTGCGAACGTGTACATAGAGAGCTTCAAAAAAGAGACTACATGA